In a single window of the Candidatus Hydrogenedentota bacterium genome:
- a CDS encoding glycosyltransferase family 87 protein, translating into MEKNEYAEAQRGPWRRRAARGFTVLLALYVFAMVAKVALEIDVFQVNFRLYYYAALAFNRGLNPYDSEVTRELAGGKFVLPCAYPPLSLNLLRPFALLDYASSYRCFLLLKCAALALCLWLWQRKFLDGGIDNVFLFVCLIGFNYAIFYDLQAGNVSSLAQTVLWLGLYAYTRGRLGWFVVCTVAASIFKFTPAFFLVLLLMTDGRKKWLWCAVGLAAFALLHGASYALYPDLTRAFLENTGKVQGMVSASSALAENFPGAPATWPLIKTLFIRAGERLGTPLPNTLPVLAFAVLVLAVFGVTWLALTRSAEPDSRRRNILFVVLACLVYLLVTPRLMLYEYVLGLLPAYYVVRRLRYVNAAFLLVVLMVPAPITGRAPAFNFLIETCTNYYPLLVVYVVWALCVYDVIFHEGRHS; encoded by the coding sequence ATGGAAAAGAATGAGTATGCGGAGGCTCAGAGGGGGCCCTGGAGACGGCGGGCCGCGAGGGGGTTCACCGTTCTTCTCGCTCTTTACGTCTTTGCCATGGTCGCGAAGGTCGCGCTTGAGATCGATGTGTTTCAGGTGAACTTCCGTCTCTACTACTACGCGGCCCTGGCCTTTAACCGAGGATTGAACCCATACGACTCCGAGGTAACGCGGGAGCTGGCCGGCGGGAAATTCGTTCTGCCGTGTGCCTATCCGCCGCTTTCGTTGAATCTCCTGCGACCGTTTGCGCTTCTTGACTATGCCTCTTCTTACCGTTGTTTCCTGTTGTTGAAATGTGCAGCTCTTGCTTTGTGTTTGTGGCTTTGGCAGCGCAAGTTTCTGGACGGCGGCATCGATAACGTGTTTCTGTTCGTGTGTCTGATTGGCTTCAACTATGCGATCTTCTACGACCTTCAGGCCGGCAACGTGTCATCCCTTGCTCAAACGGTCCTGTGGCTGGGGTTGTACGCGTACACCCGCGGACGCCTGGGATGGTTCGTCGTTTGCACGGTGGCGGCCTCGATCTTCAAGTTTACTCCGGCGTTCTTTCTCGTCCTGTTGCTGATGACGGATGGGCGGAAGAAATGGCTCTGGTGCGCGGTGGGCCTCGCGGCATTCGCCCTGCTGCACGGGGCATCCTACGCGTTGTATCCCGACCTTACACGGGCTTTCCTCGAGAACACGGGCAAAGTTCAAGGCATGGTTTCCGCCAGTAGTGCGCTGGCCGAGAACTTCCCGGGAGCCCCGGCCACTTGGCCGCTCATCAAGACTTTGTTCATAAGAGCGGGCGAGAGGCTCGGAACCCCGTTGCCGAACACGCTGCCGGTCCTGGCGTTTGCGGTTCTCGTGCTGGCTGTGTTCGGCGTGACCTGGCTTGCCTTGACACGCAGTGCGGAGCCCGACTCCCGGCGACGGAATATCCTGTTCGTCGTACTTGCCTGCTTGGTCTACCTGCTCGTAACGCCGCGGCTCATGCTCTACGAATACGTATTGGGACTGTTGCCAGCTTATTATGTGGTCCGGCGTCTGCGCTACGTAAACGCTGCCTTTCTGCTCGTAGTATTGATGGTTCCGGCCCCGATCACGGGCCGTGCTCCCGCCTTCAATTTCTTGATTGAAACCTGCACCAATTATTACCCGCTTCTTGTTGTCTACGTGGTTTGGGCACTGTGCGTGTATGACGTGATCTTTCATGAAGGACGTCATTCTTGA
- a CDS encoding acyl carrier protein, with protein MALARAALVEYIISSFDLDQKEVDDNTTLFSDGLLDSFCMVSLISYIESEAGIKFRPTEVNLDNLDSVGRILAFIERKSG; from the coding sequence ATGGCGCTTGCTCGTGCCGCTCTTGTCGAGTATATCATCTCGAGTTTCGACCTGGACCAGAAGGAAGTGGATGACAACACGACGCTGTTCTCCGACGGCCTCCTGGATTCTTTCTGCATGGTTTCCCTGATTTCTTATATTGAATCAGAGGCTGGCATCAAATTCCGCCCGACGGAAGTCAATCTGGACAACCTGGACTCGGTTGGACGGATCCTGGCCTTTATTGAACGCAAGTCTGGATAG
- a CDS encoding AMP-binding protein, with protein sequence MVLYTLYDLVERNLPELAEKPAVVLGNTEVTYGELARRAEALAAWLHDRGIGRGDRVAIYLHKSIEEVIATFAVARIGAIIVNVSYQRTMRQLDYVVRDCQVRLLFTDRRSAIIAQKAGALSSVQHVVVVGTSDGIANATAWDDVPQSGEAPSSRPVDADLASLHYTSGSTGMPKGVMTTHLNLLDGTYRVADYLRNCAEDRILGLVSLSAPWGLLQITTMFLKGGTVVLQPVAIPAEIVRTIIAKNVTGMAAFPVTWIDVVAYLQQEPARMPSLRYITSSGGKIPLPALEAMPKALPGVHVYLTYGLTEAFRSTVLPPDRFRDKMGSLGRPCRNVDVFVIDPVKGVCGPGEQGELIHRGTLVTKGYWGDPEATAQSFRPCEALRPLIGDEIVHYSGDIVRIDDEGFLWFVERADSVIKCSGYRVSPTEVEDIVHRSRLVNHVVAFGVEDDALGQVVHIAVSAEDRDVDVNGLMQFCRHNMPTFMIPQKVHIWEGRMPIAGTGKIDRCAVVDACLNKDRKANH encoded by the coding sequence GTGGTCCTGTATACACTGTACGATCTGGTAGAGAGGAATCTTCCCGAGCTGGCCGAGAAGCCCGCCGTGGTACTCGGGAACACCGAAGTCACCTATGGCGAACTCGCCCGTCGAGCGGAAGCTTTGGCTGCCTGGCTTCATGACCGGGGCATAGGGCGCGGCGACCGCGTGGCCATTTATCTCCACAAGAGCATCGAGGAAGTTATCGCGACATTTGCCGTTGCCCGAATCGGAGCCATCATCGTTAATGTAAGCTATCAGCGCACTATGCGGCAGTTGGATTATGTTGTCCGCGACTGCCAGGTCAGACTCCTTTTCACCGACCGGCGCAGCGCGATAATTGCACAAAAAGCAGGGGCGCTGAGTTCCGTTCAGCACGTAGTCGTCGTCGGTACCTCGGATGGAATTGCGAATGCGACAGCATGGGATGACGTGCCGCAATCCGGCGAAGCGCCGTCGAGTCGTCCCGTCGATGCAGACCTGGCTTCTTTACACTATACCTCCGGCTCAACAGGCATGCCGAAGGGAGTCATGACGACGCATCTCAACCTGCTCGATGGCACATACCGCGTTGCAGACTATCTTCGAAATTGCGCAGAAGATCGCATTCTGGGACTCGTGTCTCTGAGCGCGCCGTGGGGATTGCTCCAAATCACGACCATGTTTCTCAAAGGGGGGACGGTTGTGCTGCAACCCGTGGCGATTCCAGCCGAAATTGTTCGCACGATTATAGCGAAGAACGTAACCGGCATGGCGGCTTTCCCCGTCACCTGGATCGATGTCGTGGCCTACTTGCAGCAAGAGCCGGCTCGGATGCCGTCCCTTCGATATATCACCAGTTCCGGCGGCAAGATTCCCCTTCCGGCGCTTGAGGCCATGCCCAAAGCGCTTCCGGGCGTGCACGTCTATCTGACGTATGGTCTCACGGAAGCGTTCCGCTCGACGGTTTTGCCCCCCGATCGGTTCCGCGATAAGATGGGCTCACTTGGGCGACCGTGCCGCAATGTTGACGTGTTCGTCATCGACCCGGTGAAAGGCGTCTGTGGCCCGGGCGAACAAGGGGAACTCATCCATCGAGGAACGCTTGTTACCAAGGGGTATTGGGGCGACCCGGAAGCCACGGCGCAAAGCTTCAGGCCTTGCGAAGCGCTTCGACCGCTCATCGGTGACGAAATCGTCCACTACAGCGGCGATATTGTGCGGATTGACGATGAGGGTTTTCTGTGGTTTGTAGAGCGAGCCGATTCGGTCATCAAGTGCAGCGGCTATCGCGTTAGTCCGACTGAGGTCGAAGACATCGTCCATCGCAGCCGACTGGTAAACCATGTTGTGGCGTTTGGAGTCGAGGACGACGCGCTGGGGCAAGTGGTTCATATTGCAGTCTCCGCAGAAGACCGTGATGTCGACGTCAATGGGCTGATGCAATTCTGCCGCCACAACATGCCCACGTTCATGATTCCCCAGAAGGTACATATCTGGGAGGGTCGCATGCCAATCGCGGGCACCGGTAAGATTGATCGATGCGCCGTCGTCGATGCGTGCCTGAACAAAGACCGGAAGGCAAACCATTAG
- a CDS encoding MBOAT family O-acyltransferase has translation MIQSGIFWLVVLSSAVVFWVLPQRFRTVFLAIVSMGYLAWLAPFSVLGLVVWTLAFYYLAPLAATGGARGRWLLPVLILAILGYLAYFKYIPPLVAALSPDPVEKQFIVPLGISYFTFKFIHYAIETARGNIKHRSLPDFFCYTFLFPTFTAGPIERFDHFIENREESWQPQSMAEGLTRIIHGLAKKLVIAEMFLKPFLRGMTPTSFLLRLDVLPTHKVWGYLVLTFLIYYMDFSAYSDIAIGISRLFGIKIMENFNFPIIAPNISNFWKRWHMTLSGWCQTYVYMPVIGLTRNPYLATLASFLVMGLWHSGTLTRVGWGTYQAAGVAVYMTWTRIKRSKRWRFLDRGPWPYLGIPITMLFVASSTAFLVIEYQFPVYEAFRILARLVFLHLPS, from the coding sequence ATGATTCAATCCGGCATTTTCTGGCTAGTCGTTCTGTCCTCAGCAGTCGTCTTCTGGGTGCTACCCCAGCGATTTCGAACGGTGTTTCTAGCTATCGTCTCGATGGGATACCTCGCATGGTTGGCACCATTCAGCGTGCTCGGTCTTGTCGTGTGGACGCTGGCTTTCTATTATCTGGCGCCGCTGGCTGCGACAGGAGGCGCTAGAGGGCGGTGGTTGTTGCCCGTTCTGATTCTGGCTATTCTTGGCTATCTTGCATACTTCAAGTACATTCCACCCCTTGTAGCCGCATTGTCACCCGACCCCGTCGAAAAGCAATTCATTGTTCCACTGGGCATCAGCTACTTCACGTTTAAGTTCATTCACTACGCGATCGAGACCGCCCGGGGCAACATCAAACACCGATCGTTGCCGGACTTTTTCTGTTACACGTTCCTGTTCCCGACCTTCACAGCGGGACCTATCGAACGCTTCGACCATTTCATCGAGAACCGGGAGGAGTCATGGCAGCCCCAATCCATGGCCGAGGGTCTCACGCGCATTATTCATGGCCTCGCAAAGAAGCTCGTCATCGCCGAAATGTTCCTGAAGCCTTTCCTTAGGGGGATGACGCCAACCTCATTTCTGCTGCGCTTGGACGTACTTCCCACCCACAAAGTGTGGGGATACCTTGTCTTGACGTTTCTCATCTACTACATGGACTTCAGCGCGTACTCAGATATCGCCATCGGCATCAGCCGGCTGTTCGGCATCAAGATCATGGAGAACTTCAATTTTCCGATTATCGCACCCAACATCAGTAATTTCTGGAAACGGTGGCATATGACGCTCTCCGGCTGGTGCCAAACGTACGTCTACATGCCCGTCATCGGGCTTACTCGAAATCCGTACCTCGCCACGCTAGCCTCTTTCCTGGTCATGGGGCTCTGGCATTCCGGCACGCTCACGCGCGTGGGCTGGGGGACGTACCAAGCAGCGGGTGTGGCTGTCTATATGACTTGGACCCGTATCAAGCGGTCCAAACGGTGGCGGTTCCTCGATCGCGGTCCTTGGCCTTACCTGGGGATACCGATTACAATGCTGTTTGTTGCTTCCAGCACGGCTTTTTTAGTCATTGAATATCAGTTTCCCGTGTATGAAGCGTTTCGCATTTTGGCTAGGCTCGTGTTCCTGCACCTTCCGTCATGA
- a CDS encoding DUF1080 domain-containing protein, translating into MIRRGLLLAGKAALVAVLAFVCAAPASAQPTVEELLGRMPAQTIQDMAAAGQDLIALGPDAIKAVCAMLVPPGAGDDTNARFLLSGLAKHVSRGGAEEARAMVSGAFAGALEAAADPEVKTFLINQFQVCGGAETVDALLKYLGDEQLAEPATQALLAIRTDNVVPALKAAFEGAEGARAVTLIKALGELRVTDMAGKVVPFAASENRETRLAAYQALAEMGAPQDLEALRNVYESAPPYEKAKVVSYGLAYARRLAEAGDMQAANTICDYLMASNQASFRCAALSTLVDIGNPSAQSLLLSATDDPSIEYRATALKLASKFPSREFTLQWMAKMAGASPEVRAEIIAMLGSRGDNIVSDSLTRQILAEEKVVRLAAINAATELTGNRAVSPMVDRLRKGAEEDEIEAIRSALLRVPGRQVVKACAHALNETPPPARVALLYVLKQRQADIARREVFAQAKAEDETVRMAAIDALSTVAKPADAAQVVDLVVAAQSDAEKDAARSVLVSLVSGKPSPLFDAIAKHEGQARADLVAALPALGSDEAYGVAEAAVASGDPVVKDAAVRAVSEWPTPVAMPRLLEIAKTTDNETHHVLSLGGYLRLVPAAATAPPEKVAQYKEALDAARRKDERVAALSGLAAIRTIESLGMVAQYLDNDELKTDAALAAVQIACPQGENNPGLVAPEAVAILQKAKERTDSEDLRKQIDAHLATIAPPAPPAPAPEEGFVALFNGTDLSGWEGDTAGYAAEDGLLVCKPGGNLYTVKDYANFVLRFDFKLTPGANNGLAVRVPMPAHAAYDGMELQILDDTHEKYKDIQPYQHHGSIYGVVPAKTGFLKPVGEWNEQEVVAEGRHIVVTLNGEVIVDANIEDASKNGTIDGKEHPGLLRDSGRLGFCGHGDVLYFRNIRVKELP; encoded by the coding sequence ATGATACGTCGAGGACTCTTGCTGGCAGGCAAAGCGGCGCTGGTGGCCGTACTGGCTTTCGTTTGTGCCGCTCCCGCATCCGCACAGCCCACCGTCGAGGAATTGCTGGGCAGAATGCCCGCACAGACCATCCAAGACATGGCGGCCGCAGGCCAAGACCTGATCGCACTGGGGCCGGACGCAATCAAAGCTGTCTGTGCGATGCTTGTGCCCCCTGGGGCCGGTGATGACACCAATGCGCGCTTCCTGTTGAGCGGATTGGCGAAACATGTGTCGCGCGGCGGCGCCGAAGAGGCTCGGGCAATGGTTTCGGGCGCATTTGCCGGGGCGCTCGAAGCCGCGGCAGACCCCGAGGTCAAGACATTCTTGATTAACCAGTTCCAAGTATGCGGAGGCGCGGAGACAGTGGACGCGCTCCTCAAATACCTGGGCGATGAGCAGCTGGCCGAACCCGCCACGCAGGCGTTGCTCGCGATTCGTACCGACAACGTCGTACCGGCATTGAAAGCGGCGTTCGAAGGGGCTGAAGGCGCGCGCGCCGTCACGCTCATCAAAGCTCTGGGCGAGTTGCGCGTGACGGACATGGCCGGCAAGGTCGTTCCGTTCGCCGCATCGGAAAACCGTGAGACCCGTCTCGCGGCCTATCAGGCCTTGGCGGAGATGGGGGCGCCGCAGGACCTCGAGGCGCTTCGTAATGTCTATGAGAGCGCCCCGCCGTACGAGAAGGCGAAAGTGGTGTCATACGGTTTGGCCTACGCGCGGCGATTGGCCGAGGCCGGCGACATGCAAGCCGCCAATACCATCTGCGATTATCTGATGGCCAGTAATCAGGCCAGTTTTCGCTGCGCCGCGCTGTCGACCCTCGTCGATATCGGCAACCCGTCGGCGCAGAGCCTCCTCCTGTCCGCTACGGACGATCCGAGCATCGAATACCGGGCAACGGCATTGAAACTCGCCAGCAAATTCCCTTCCAGGGAGTTTACCCTCCAGTGGATGGCCAAGATGGCGGGGGCCTCGCCGGAAGTCCGTGCTGAGATCATCGCCATGCTCGGCAGCCGGGGCGATAACATTGTCTCGGATAGCCTGACACGCCAGATTCTTGCGGAAGAGAAGGTCGTCCGGCTGGCGGCTATCAACGCCGCAACGGAACTTACCGGGAACCGCGCGGTTTCGCCCATGGTGGACCGTTTGCGCAAGGGTGCCGAGGAAGACGAGATTGAGGCGATAAGATCGGCACTGCTCCGGGTTCCTGGGAGGCAGGTTGTGAAGGCCTGCGCTCACGCATTGAATGAAACGCCGCCTCCGGCGCGCGTGGCCCTTCTCTATGTTCTAAAGCAACGGCAGGCTGATATTGCGCGCCGCGAGGTCTTCGCCCAAGCCAAGGCGGAAGACGAGACGGTCCGTATGGCTGCCATTGACGCGTTGTCGACCGTGGCCAAACCAGCCGACGCGGCCCAGGTTGTGGATTTGGTGGTTGCGGCGCAGTCCGATGCCGAAAAGGATGCGGCCCGCTCCGTCCTGGTATCCCTGGTTTCGGGGAAGCCGTCGCCGCTTTTCGACGCTATCGCGAAGCATGAAGGGCAGGCGCGGGCCGATCTCGTTGCCGCGCTTCCTGCTCTGGGCAGCGACGAAGCGTACGGGGTGGCTGAGGCGGCTGTTGCCAGCGGGGACCCCGTGGTGAAAGACGCGGCGGTGCGCGCCGTATCAGAGTGGCCAACCCCTGTGGCTATGCCGCGCCTCCTGGAGATCGCCAAGACGACCGACAACGAGACTCATCACGTGCTGTCGCTCGGCGGATATCTCCGGCTCGTGCCGGCTGCCGCCACCGCGCCGCCTGAGAAGGTGGCTCAATACAAAGAGGCGTTGGATGCCGCGCGGCGCAAAGACGAGAGGGTCGCGGCGCTTTCGGGTCTTGCGGCGATTCGCACAATCGAGTCGCTCGGTATGGTGGCCCAGTACCTGGATAACGACGAGCTGAAGACAGATGCGGCGCTTGCCGCGGTTCAGATTGCATGCCCGCAGGGCGAGAATAACCCCGGACTGGTTGCTCCCGAAGCCGTTGCCATACTCCAGAAAGCCAAAGAGCGCACGGATAGCGAAGATTTGCGCAAACAGATCGACGCGCACCTGGCCACTATCGCTCCCCCTGCGCCCCCTGCGCCAGCACCTGAAGAAGGTTTTGTCGCTCTTTTTAACGGCACGGACCTGAGCGGGTGGGAGGGCGATACGGCCGGTTACGCAGCCGAGGACGGGCTTCTGGTATGCAAGCCCGGCGGTAATCTTTATACGGTCAAGGACTACGCGAATTTTGTGCTCCGGTTCGACTTCAAACTCACCCCCGGCGCAAACAACGGCTTGGCGGTACGGGTGCCCATGCCGGCCCACGCCGCGTACGACGGCATGGAACTTCAGATCCTCGACGACACGCATGAAAAGTATAAGGACATCCAACCCTACCAGCATCATGGGTCCATTTACGGCGTTGTTCCCGCCAAGACCGGCTTTCTCAAGCCCGTGGGCGAATGGAATGAGCAGGAAGTCGTCGCGGAAGGACGCCACATCGTCGTGACACTGAACGGGGAAGTCATTGTCGACGCCAATATCGAAGATGCGAGCAAGAACGGCACCATCGACGGCAAAGAACACCCGGGTTTGCTGCGCGATTCCGGGCGTCTCGGATTCTGCGGCCACGGCGATGTGCTCTATTTCCGCAACATTCGGGTGAAGGAACTCCCGTAA
- a CDS encoding Gfo/Idh/MocA family oxidoreductase, which translates to MKVKRSITRRNFLRNSALAFAGIAIVPRRVLGAPGEPSPNEELTKAIIGVGGMGRGHIGMPGARLVAVCDVDSSHLEEALKMSPEGTQGYRDFREVLDRPDVDIIHVPTPPHWHALITIAAAEAGKDVWCEKPMTRTIGEGKKVVEAIQRNGRIFRLNTWFRFKDGFYGFGTPVAPIKKLVDSGMLGWPLKVFVGGTTGFNWKFNWSGLTNLTPEPVPETLDYDFWLGPAPYKPYHPHRVHVTFRGYWDYDGGGLGDMGQHYLDPVQYFLGKDDTSPVEVEVDAPQQHHDAVSSWRRIVLRYADGCEIILDGEGTDASKPYIEGPDGKLFKGFRSDIPNLEKKLAQFPDPEPQMTDFAEAVRTRTKFALNEANGHRSCTIVNLAKAAVQLGRNLRFDPVKQEFIDDEGANRLVDQPMRAPWQLS; encoded by the coding sequence ATGAAGGTCAAGCGGTCAATCACACGGCGGAATTTCCTTCGGAACAGCGCCTTGGCGTTCGCGGGCATTGCGATTGTGCCGCGGCGCGTTCTGGGCGCTCCCGGAGAACCTTCTCCCAACGAAGAACTTACCAAGGCGATCATCGGCGTGGGCGGCATGGGACGCGGCCACATTGGCATGCCGGGCGCGCGGCTGGTCGCGGTGTGCGATGTTGATTCATCGCATCTGGAGGAGGCGCTCAAGATGTCGCCCGAGGGGACCCAGGGCTACCGGGATTTCCGCGAGGTGCTCGACCGGCCCGACGTCGATATCATCCACGTGCCCACGCCGCCGCATTGGCATGCGCTTATCACCATCGCCGCCGCGGAAGCGGGCAAAGACGTGTGGTGCGAGAAACCCATGACCCGCACCATTGGCGAGGGCAAGAAAGTCGTCGAGGCCATCCAGCGCAACGGCCGCATTTTCCGGCTCAACACCTGGTTCCGGTTCAAGGATGGTTTCTACGGCTTCGGGACGCCCGTGGCGCCGATCAAGAAGCTGGTCGACAGCGGCATGCTCGGTTGGCCTCTCAAGGTTTTTGTAGGCGGAACCACGGGGTTCAACTGGAAGTTCAACTGGAGCGGCCTGACCAATCTGACGCCCGAGCCCGTGCCCGAGACCTTGGACTACGATTTCTGGCTTGGTCCGGCGCCCTACAAGCCCTACCATCCCCACCGTGTGCACGTCACTTTCCGCGGATACTGGGACTACGACGGCGGCGGGCTGGGCGACATGGGGCAGCATTACCTTGACCCCGTCCAGTATTTTCTCGGTAAGGACGACACGAGCCCGGTTGAAGTGGAAGTAGACGCGCCTCAGCAGCACCACGATGCGGTCAGCTCTTGGCGGCGGATCGTACTGCGGTACGCGGACGGTTGCGAGATCATCCTCGACGGTGAAGGGACAGATGCGTCGAAGCCCTATATCGAAGGTCCTGACGGCAAGTTGTTCAAGGGTTTCCGGTCGGACATTCCGAATCTCGAGAAGAAGCTGGCCCAGTTTCCCGACCCTGAACCGCAGATGACGGATTTCGCCGAGGCGGTCCGGACGCGCACGAAGTTCGCGCTCAATGAGGCCAACGGGCATCGTTCGTGCACGATAGTCAACCTTGCGAAGGCCGCGGTGCAGCTCGGGCGAAATCTGCGTTTTGATCCCGTGAAACAGGAGTTCATCGACGACGAAGGCGCGAACAGGCTGGTTGACCAGCCCATGCGCGCCCCCTGGCAGTTGTCGTGA